The following are encoded in a window of bacterium genomic DNA:
- a CDS encoding single-stranded DNA-binding protein has translation MRYTPSGMAVARFTLATNENRKDQQGNWQSETTWHTIVVFGQAAERASESFKKGNLAYVEGRISMRNWEDKEGQKRTSFEILANTIRNLSPKEGGESIGESSHSQPEPTHFGSGPDEDLPF, from the coding sequence ATGAGGTACACTCCCAGCGGCATGGCGGTGGCGCGGTTCACGTTGGCAACGAATGAGAACCGCAAGGATCAGCAGGGGAATTGGCAGTCAGAAACGACGTGGCACACGATTGTCGTGTTTGGACAGGCTGCTGAGCGGGCGAGTGAGTCCTTCAAGAAGGGGAATCTGGCGTATGTTGAAGGCCGGATCTCGATGAGGAACTGGGAGGACAAGGAGGGTCAGAAACGCACGTCATTTGAAATTCTGGCCAATACAATTCGCAATCTTTCACCCAAGGAAGGTGGCGAAAGTATTGGAGAATCAAGCCATTCGCAACCGGAACCGACCCATTTTGGTTCAGGACCGGATGAGGACCTTCCGTTCTGA
- the vanZ gene encoding VanZ family protein: MNSSSRRFWEASAVVWSAVVLSLAITPIRNVELITAPVSDKVLHALAFLIGSIVWAGALEDTPGQTRPLLTAAAVCLGMGGLIEVLQTQTSTRSAETGDLLADAAGIVVGGLFWLLISRRRDRQTASHNSVESTVSL; this comes from the coding sequence GTGAACTCTTCTTCGCGCCGCTTCTGGGAAGCTTCGGCAGTGGTCTGGTCGGCGGTGGTACTTAGTCTGGCGATTACACCGATTCGAAATGTGGAGCTGATAACGGCGCCTGTTTCGGACAAGGTGCTGCACGCATTGGCATTCTTGATTGGCAGTATTGTGTGGGCGGGGGCGCTTGAGGATACTCCCGGACAGACGCGGCCATTGCTGACGGCGGCAGCAGTGTGTTTGGGGATGGGAGGACTGATTGAGGTTTTGCAGACGCAGACGTCGACGAGGAGTGCAGAGACGGGGGATTTGCTGGCGGATGCCGCAGGTATCGTGGTGGGAGGACTCTTTTGGCTGTTGATTTCGCGGAGGCGGGACAGGCAGACGGCCTCTCATAACAGCGTGGAAAGCACGGTGAGCTTGTAA
- a CDS encoding NAD(P)H-hydrate dehydratase: MLPLFTSEQMRGFDRRAITEMGIPGIVLMENAALAALDLIEKELGDVDLLTIGVLCGPGNNGGDGFALARQLFLRGCDVEIWLMDDPVKLSGDAKINFEAAAKLDIPMIEPETGEDLEFEGYDLVVDAMFGTGLERKVTGLFAEAIELLNQTELPVLALDLPSGVNADTGAELGIALDATFTITFQCGKPGLYLEPGRKHAGEVHIVPISLPISADDALKATYFLPEHDDAATLFPERPANSHKGNYGKLLLIAGSKGMSGAARLAAGAALRCGAGLVMVATPECVRSEVTRQPELMTVGLPETAGGCISYAAREKLEPLLKWADAVAVGPGLGQDAETAHLLNDILASNKRLVIDADGLNLIAAHHLQDKLPVNAILTPHPGELERLCGTSLPTVHERIAAAREFARQHQVVVHVKGSSSATVTTDGKVYVNTTGNPGLATGGSGDVLAGIVGALCAQGIPAGACAWGGAYVHGLAADIAADVLGEVSLLPSDVIAHLPAAIDELATETENE; encoded by the coding sequence ATGTTACCACTCTTTACCTCTGAGCAAATGCGGGGTTTCGACCGCCGGGCCATCACGGAAATGGGAATCCCGGGCATCGTGCTCATGGAGAATGCCGCTCTTGCCGCACTTGACCTGATTGAAAAGGAACTCGGGGACGTGGACTTGCTGACCATTGGAGTTCTGTGCGGGCCGGGAAACAACGGCGGTGACGGGTTTGCACTGGCGAGGCAGCTGTTTTTGCGGGGGTGCGATGTTGAGATTTGGCTGATGGATGACCCGGTGAAGCTTAGCGGTGATGCCAAGATAAACTTTGAGGCGGCGGCGAAGCTGGACATACCGATGATTGAGCCGGAGACGGGGGAAGATCTCGAGTTTGAGGGGTATGATCTTGTCGTGGACGCGATGTTCGGAACGGGCTTGGAACGCAAGGTGACGGGATTGTTCGCTGAGGCGATTGAGCTGTTGAATCAAACCGAGCTTCCGGTGTTAGCCCTTGACCTGCCGAGCGGTGTGAATGCGGATACGGGAGCGGAGCTGGGAATCGCGCTCGATGCGACCTTTACTATCACGTTTCAATGCGGCAAACCGGGACTATATCTTGAGCCGGGCCGGAAGCATGCCGGCGAAGTGCACATCGTACCCATCTCGCTTCCGATATCAGCGGACGACGCGCTCAAAGCCACATATTTCCTTCCCGAGCATGACGACGCGGCAACACTGTTTCCGGAGCGGCCTGCCAATTCTCACAAGGGGAACTACGGCAAATTGCTGCTGATTGCGGGGTCCAAGGGGATGAGCGGCGCGGCGCGACTGGCAGCAGGAGCGGCCTTGCGCTGTGGAGCCGGATTGGTGATGGTGGCGACACCGGAGTGTGTTCGCTCCGAAGTCACGAGGCAGCCGGAACTGATGACGGTCGGACTGCCGGAAACCGCAGGCGGGTGTATCTCTTATGCGGCAAGAGAGAAGCTGGAGCCGCTGCTGAAATGGGCGGATGCAGTGGCCGTAGGACCGGGTCTGGGACAAGACGCGGAAACGGCGCATCTGTTAAATGATATTTTAGCATCAAACAAGCGGCTGGTCATTGACGCGGACGGATTGAATTTGATTGCCGCTCATCATTTGCAGGACAAGCTTCCGGTAAACGCCATCCTGACTCCGCATCCGGGCGAGCTTGAGCGGCTGTGTGGCACGAGTTTGCCGACTGTGCATGAGCGAATCGCGGCGGCGCGGGAGTTTGCACGGCAGCATCAGGTGGTCGTGCATGTGAAAGGTTCCTCGTCTGCAACAGTGACCACAGATGGCAAGGTCTATGTGAACACGACGGGTAATCCGGGGTTGGCAACGGGCGGCTCGGGAGACGTGCTGGCGGGAATAGTTGGGGCATTGTGTGCACAGGGAATTCCGGCAGGGGCGTGTGCGTGGGGCGGCGCGTATGTGCACGGGCTGGCGGCAGATATTGCGGCGGACGTGCTGGGCGAGGTGTCGCTGCTGCCGAGCGATGTGATAGCACATTTGCCGGCGGCGATTGATGAACTGGCAACGGAAACAGAAAACGAATAA
- a CDS encoding T9SS type A sorting domain-containing protein — protein sequence MNFYSSVRRLMSAVCISLCALFITSNQVTAQSWVAQSIPTPGDVLGVFFLDGNNGWAVGGYWDNQDIVHSTILHTSNGGNTWHEQVSNANTFLFGITFADLYNGWACGWSGVILHTTDGGNTWVLQDPGTDHSLLDITCVSPTEAWAVGQFATILHTVDGGMTWTQQEHPLDGTTIGPRKVVFLNPNQGWAFGEFYTVFQTADGGQNWTYPGILTPGQIWGGDFADANNGWAVGHPNYGHWLQPSLILHTTDGGQTWTPQPNHSSLSALMDAAAIDANNVWVVGYTGIYRTNDGGQSWINQPAGTRRYFAISAVSEHNAWAVGEYSTVRCFSANSPIQLGSVSVVSSGPPDWTYCLNWISGSLSRLTFTNVCHGTIGSVTGDAAQVGWQVTNYVDSVVFTAATPLIVGSLTGFRLSHPSCSDFVNWSVGDSSGIVDGPLPVNLLSFTAQTGDALVKLNWSTGSEYNISHFELRRDGWSIANVQAANSVGGGSYSWSDPVVVNGQTYQYSLSAVNLDGTLQLLGTLEATPQSAAIPVRFSLAQNYPNPFNASTTIEFSLPDAADISLRLFNLAGQEVAVLASGVHSAGSHSVNLNAKELSTGIYFYRLESLNKSTQQKMVLLK from the coding sequence ATGAACTTCTACTCATCTGTCAGACGTCTGATGTCTGCGGTTTGCATTTCGCTGTGTGCGCTGTTCATTACCTCTAATCAGGTCACTGCCCAATCCTGGGTCGCTCAGTCTATTCCGACTCCGGGCGATGTATTGGGTGTGTTCTTTCTCGACGGAAACAACGGCTGGGCGGTCGGCGGATATTGGGACAATCAGGACATTGTGCACAGCACCATTCTCCATACGTCAAACGGCGGCAACACTTGGCACGAACAAGTTAGCAACGCAAATACATTCTTGTTTGGAATTACGTTCGCTGACTTGTACAACGGATGGGCCTGCGGATGGTCTGGTGTCATACTGCATACCACGGATGGCGGAAACACGTGGGTTCTTCAAGACCCGGGAACAGACCATTCCCTGCTCGATATCACATGTGTCAGTCCCACCGAAGCCTGGGCGGTCGGACAATTTGCGACCATTCTGCACACGGTAGATGGCGGAATGACCTGGACTCAACAGGAGCACCCGCTGGATGGCACTACTATTGGACCGCGAAAAGTCGTGTTCCTCAATCCCAACCAAGGCTGGGCCTTCGGCGAATTCTATACGGTCTTTCAGACTGCCGATGGCGGACAGAACTGGACCTATCCCGGCATATTGACTCCAGGACAAATCTGGGGTGGAGACTTTGCCGACGCGAATAACGGCTGGGCGGTCGGACATCCGAACTATGGCCATTGGTTGCAGCCGAGCTTGATTCTCCACACGACGGACGGCGGCCAAACTTGGACACCCCAACCCAATCATAGCTCGCTCAGCGCTCTCATGGATGCGGCGGCGATTGATGCGAACAACGTCTGGGTTGTCGGCTACACTGGTATCTATCGTACGAATGACGGCGGACAGTCTTGGATTAATCAGCCTGCTGGTACAAGAAGGTATTTTGCCATCTCGGCGGTGAGCGAACATAATGCTTGGGCAGTCGGAGAATACAGCACCGTCCGCTGTTTCAGTGCCAACAGTCCGATTCAGTTGGGTTCCGTCTCTGTTGTTTCGTCAGGCCCACCCGATTGGACGTACTGTTTGAATTGGATTAGCGGCTCGTTGTCAAGGTTGACCTTTACCAACGTGTGTCACGGAACCATTGGCTCTGTAACCGGAGATGCTGCCCAAGTTGGATGGCAGGTCACGAACTACGTGGATTCGGTTGTCTTTACCGCCGCAACTCCGCTCATCGTTGGCAGCTTGACGGGATTTCGGCTGTCTCATCCTTCCTGTTCAGATTTTGTAAATTGGAGCGTTGGGGACAGCTCCGGCATCGTGGATGGGCCGCTTCCTGTCAATCTTCTTTCCTTTACGGCACAAACTGGTGACGCTTTGGTCAAACTGAACTGGAGCACGGGTTCAGAATACAATATCAGCCATTTCGAATTGCGGCGGGACGGTTGGTCTATTGCCAATGTGCAGGCGGCAAATAGTGTCGGAGGCGGCAGTTACTCATGGAGTGACCCGGTCGTTGTGAATGGCCAGACCTACCAATACTCTCTCAGTGCTGTCAATCTCGATGGCACACTTCAACTGCTTGGTACTTTAGAGGCCACTCCGCAGAGTGCGGCCATACCGGTTCGATTTTCACTCGCCCAGAATTATCCTAATCCATTCAATGCTTCGACCACGATTGAGTTCTCTCTGCCCGATGCGGCGGACATTTCGTTGAGGCTCTTTAATCTCGCCGGACAGGAAGTTGCTGTGCTTGCATCAGGCGTGCACTCCGCGGGTTCGCATTCTGTAAATCTGAATGCCAAGGAATTGTCCACCGGTATTTATTTCTATCGTCTCGAATCCTTGAACAAGTCCACTCAACAGAAAATGGTTTTGCTCAAGTAG
- a CDS encoding DUF393 domain-containing protein: MSIEQITAFYDGRCGLCHRAVVFLLTRDRGERLYFAPIQSETYRTFAQSRGISLTPRSILVYHETEQRLLSEAAAVFYLLRYCGRFWRGVVAACDMLPMKIWNEVYRMIAKVRHRLFAEPKGLIPELPPELMRRVLRD; encoded by the coding sequence ATGAGCATTGAGCAAATAACCGCGTTTTATGACGGCCGTTGTGGTTTGTGCCACAGGGCCGTTGTTTTTTTGCTGACGCGGGATCGCGGTGAGCGTCTCTACTTTGCTCCGATTCAGTCCGAGACCTACCGTACATTTGCGCAGTCCAGGGGAATCAGCCTGACACCTCGAAGTATCTTGGTTTATCATGAAACAGAACAGCGACTGCTGTCGGAAGCGGCGGCAGTGTTTTATCTGCTGCGCTACTGCGGCCGCTTTTGGCGGGGCGTCGTCGCAGCATGTGACATGCTGCCGATGAAGATATGGAACGAAGTTTACCGGATGATTGCGAAAGTGCGGCACCGGTTGTTTGCCGAGCCTAAGGGGCTGATACCCGAGTTACCACCGGAGCTAATGCGTAGGGTCCTGCGCGATTAA
- a CDS encoding CPBP family intramembrane metalloprotease, with amino-acid sequence MLHQPNGTGTSFPRRLWSVSWKLVLFVGLFLALYIPFVLPFILYPETEYETIATARGRMVIELLAMVTLVLAALAMTRYADRVSMTRVGFSPRRVVKDFALGTAAGSLWLFVLIGVLAVLGFVKAGGGPGPLNRELGWVTLAMLFNTVQQETLIHGYVQQMVRANFGSHAGVIVSSVLFVLLHWTLLKLDALLLLANLFVIGMLLGYVFLYSRSLWLPIGAHFGWNYAMGPLLGLPVTSIDLWASDLVQIGGPKLWTGGALGVEGGIGASALLLPPAVWMYLAWRRKMLKEPELESSFS; translated from the coding sequence ATGCTTCATCAGCCTAACGGCACTGGCACGAGCTTCCCTCGCCGACTTTGGTCTGTGAGCTGGAAGCTCGTGCTGTTTGTCGGTCTTTTCTTAGCTCTGTATATTCCGTTTGTACTGCCGTTCATTCTGTATCCTGAGACGGAGTACGAAACGATTGCCACGGCACGCGGCCGGATGGTCATTGAGCTTCTGGCAATGGTGACGCTCGTGCTTGCGGCGCTGGCGATGACACGCTATGCGGACAGGGTCTCCATGACACGGGTGGGATTCTCGCCCCGGCGAGTGGTCAAGGATTTCGCGCTTGGCACCGCAGCCGGGAGTCTCTGGCTTTTCGTGCTGATTGGCGTGCTGGCCGTGCTGGGTTTTGTCAAGGCGGGCGGAGGTCCTGGGCCGCTGAATAGAGAGCTTGGATGGGTGACGCTGGCAATGCTGTTCAATACCGTGCAGCAGGAGACGTTAATTCACGGCTACGTGCAGCAGATGGTGCGGGCGAACTTCGGTTCTCACGCCGGAGTGATTGTGTCCTCTGTGCTGTTCGTGTTGCTGCACTGGACGCTGCTTAAGTTGGACGCGCTGCTCCTGCTTGCCAATCTGTTTGTCATCGGTATGCTGTTGGGCTACGTGTTTCTCTACAGCCGTTCATTGTGGCTGCCGATTGGCGCGCACTTCGGGTGGAATTACGCGATGGGTCCGCTGCTGGGGCTTCCAGTGACGAGCATCGACTTGTGGGCATCAGACCTTGTGCAGATTGGCGGGCCGAAACTGTGGACGGGCGGAGCGCTTGGTGTTGAAGGCGGCATTGGCGCATCGGCGCTGTTGCTGCCTCCGGCAGTGTGGATGTACCTCGCGTGGCGGCGGAAAATGTTAAAGGAGCCTGAGCTTGAGAGTTCCTTTTCATGA
- a CDS encoding T9SS type A sorting domain-containing protein, with translation MKRWFLFALLIASMSISFAKSGSGPADIWRGTPQSLDTQWGPDQFGYLAKDQNEPDGPDFAWIDITTNGTRVNGLTDDNFVGPFQIGWNFRFYWYDVSSFSVGSNGYIKFSTAGQLAQPIPQFPNAAAPNDIVGPFVADWFFGTGEASECYYWTNSEDTLIVSWVNVAAWLETGNDGNHNFQLILSGADSSITFQYGPQTGAISNNNIAVGIENLTGQIGISNFFGTSPTNGTAIKFYYPDEITFQVHDLAVAGTQNHLSQGIFIQNADTLDGFLSVRNAGNQVETAYTANYAIRQTNNTLITQSNITGTTINPSQVIDTNIPDVWVPSTDGVFRIVGTVTLTGDMNAANNSVRAEAHVVTLPGELVYDDGTPDRDWSWAGGEGGMGMEFEPPVYPCEVISARCYVTTVGAFEIQILDDNGPNGSPGDIIWAADVNNPTVGWNSVTVEAGEVIINDGSFYVAWYTTAGTTAVFGVDTTSAQGISRRSWEAAGGWAENRLLNEADVMLRATVRIPGQENHPPVITAAVPSPDTLDTVIFNTTINFSVLAEDPDGQTLNYQWFHNGNPVGTNSPTYNHRFITLNQNTVKCRACDFEFCDSVTWTPRVIIQSGLGDDPTLVPTDYVIEAFPNPFNPQTTIDFALPQNSDVRVVIHNLAGQEVAVLHQGMLTAGVHRVQWNAAEMASGTYFAVLKTPTAERITKLLLLK, from the coding sequence ATGAAGCGTTGGTTTTTGTTTGCGCTGCTAATTGCGAGCATGTCAATTAGCTTTGCCAAGAGTGGCTCAGGTCCGGCCGATATTTGGCGCGGCACTCCACAGAGTCTCGACACGCAATGGGGTCCCGACCAGTTCGGTTACCTTGCGAAAGACCAGAACGAGCCGGACGGTCCCGACTTCGCCTGGATTGACATTACCACGAACGGAACCCGTGTGAACGGTTTGACGGATGACAATTTCGTCGGCCCGTTCCAGATTGGCTGGAACTTCCGTTTCTACTGGTACGACGTAAGTTCGTTCTCAGTCGGTTCGAACGGCTACATCAAGTTTTCGACGGCCGGCCAGCTTGCGCAGCCGATTCCGCAGTTTCCGAATGCCGCAGCACCGAATGACATCGTTGGACCGTTCGTGGCCGATTGGTTCTTCGGCACGGGTGAAGCGAGCGAGTGCTACTACTGGACGAATAGCGAGGATACGCTGATTGTGTCGTGGGTGAACGTAGCCGCGTGGCTCGAAACCGGCAACGACGGTAATCACAACTTCCAGTTGATTCTGTCCGGCGCGGACTCCTCCATCACGTTCCAATACGGACCGCAGACGGGCGCGATTTCCAACAACAACATCGCTGTTGGTATTGAGAATCTGACGGGACAGATTGGTATCTCGAACTTCTTTGGCACGTCGCCGACCAATGGCACGGCCATCAAGTTCTACTATCCCGATGAAATCACGTTCCAGGTGCATGACCTTGCGGTCGCTGGAACACAGAACCACCTTTCCCAAGGTATCTTCATTCAGAATGCAGACACCCTTGACGGTTTCTTGAGCGTACGCAACGCCGGCAACCAGGTGGAGACGGCCTACACGGCAAACTATGCAATCCGCCAGACGAACAACACGCTGATTACTCAGAGCAATATCACCGGCACGACGATTAACCCGAGTCAGGTGATCGATACGAATATTCCGGATGTTTGGGTGCCGAGCACGGACGGCGTGTTCCGTATCGTAGGAACCGTGACTCTGACCGGTGACATGAACGCGGCCAACAACTCGGTTCGTGCCGAAGCACACGTGGTGACTCTGCCGGGCGAGTTGGTTTATGACGACGGCACGCCGGACCGCGATTGGAGCTGGGCCGGTGGCGAAGGCGGAATGGGTATGGAATTTGAACCGCCGGTTTATCCGTGCGAAGTCATCAGCGCGCGCTGCTACGTGACGACGGTCGGCGCGTTTGAGATTCAGATTCTCGATGACAACGGTCCCAACGGTTCACCCGGCGACATCATCTGGGCGGCGGACGTGAACAATCCGACGGTCGGCTGGAACAGCGTGACGGTTGAAGCGGGCGAAGTCATCATCAATGACGGCAGCTTCTATGTGGCCTGGTACACGACGGCGGGAACGACCGCAGTGTTTGGCGTCGACACGACGTCTGCTCAGGGAATCTCGCGTCGTTCGTGGGAAGCCGCGGGCGGCTGGGCAGAGAACCGTCTGTTGAATGAAGCGGACGTGATGCTGCGCGCAACGGTTCGCATTCCGGGACAGGAAAATCATCCGCCGGTTATCACGGCTGCGGTTCCGTCGCCGGACACGCTGGACACAGTGATTTTCAACACGACCATCAATTTCTCGGTGTTGGCGGAAGACCCCGACGGTCAGACGCTGAACTATCAGTGGTTCCACAATGGCAACCCGGTCGGAACCAACAGCCCGACCTACAACCACCGCTTCATCACGCTGAACCAGAACACGGTGAAGTGCCGCGCCTGCGACTTCGAGTTTTGCGACTCGGTGACGTGGACTCCGCGGGTGATTATTCAAAGCGGACTAGGTGATGACCCGACGCTAGTTCCGACGGATTATGTGATCGAAGCTTTCCCGAATCCGTTCAACCCGCAGACGACGATTGACTTCGCACTGCCGCAGAATTCGGATGTGCGTGTGGTAATTCACAATCTGGCCGGCCAGGAGGTCGCGGTGCTGCACCAAGGTATGCTGACTGCCGGTGTCCACCGTGTGCAGTGGAATGCCGCGGAGATGGCCTCAGGTACTTATTTCGCGGTACTGAAGACTCCGACAGCGGAGCGGATAACAAAACTGCTGCTGTTGAAGTAA
- the acpS gene encoding holo-ACP synthase, whose translation MTEKTPPTPILPSLGIDLVEVERIAKHLDDRAFLERIFTESELAECLKRAKAEESLAARWATKEAVAKALGTGIGEHLAFRDVEVLTVPGKGPRVRIHGPYAEFPMRISVSLTHTRTTAAAVVMIFPEDDSSID comes from the coding sequence ATGACCGAAAAAACTCCGCCGACACCGATTCTGCCTTCATTGGGAATAGACCTCGTGGAAGTTGAACGGATAGCCAAACATCTCGACGACAGGGCATTTCTCGAAAGAATATTTACCGAGAGCGAACTTGCAGAATGTCTGAAGCGCGCCAAAGCAGAAGAGTCATTGGCGGCTCGCTGGGCGACGAAGGAAGCAGTGGCAAAAGCGCTCGGCACAGGAATTGGCGAGCATCTGGCCTTTCGCGATGTCGAAGTGCTGACGGTTCCGGGCAAGGGCCCGCGTGTTCGCATTCACGGTCCGTACGCCGAATTTCCGATGCGAATTTCCGTATCATTGACACATACCAGAACCACGGCCGCGGCCGTAGTCATGATTTTTCCCGAAGACGACAGTTCAATAGATTAA
- a CDS encoding right-handed parallel beta-helix repeat-containing protein: MKSHFVTILSLVIVFQADADTTYVSGAVSGVWTIMGNPYIATGSLVVQTGQELQIEPGVRVELHGGQRLTVYGRLHCEGTAADPVLFTQDTVTYPTRWQGLAFANSTGDSSVLRNTIVEFASSWDGVIRVMGGLHEIRDLNFRYNTGFGVNVLTQSLRIENSTFFENGREGGCGAAVRANSSQIEISGCTVKYSRALDGGALCFYDCEVTVDSTEFYGNKGTIWGGVVYADNSNFRFESCVFDSNLSLSGGVAHLVDGGKVEFNRCVFSRNESRHDGYTGNYGAVFAPTGDTLRFTNCLFYRNWGGNYSTVYSDANMTIHQCVFVENAIHGFMAGPDIDTLRFTAFHTRPTNLQGAPPNFGVLQNLNENGDSIDVYGNLFTSPGFDPLGPYGEFSLHHTSHLINAGSANSPQDPDGTLPDLGPYPFFHLAPIDDLNIVHITGTQNIRLRWTEVPDAVEYWVFRTTSGEFDWSTAQFVGANAFPEYVHEGALAEPFGQTTYVVIASQVSAQLASPLPTR; this comes from the coding sequence ATGAAGTCGCACTTTGTGACCATTTTGTCTCTGGTCATTGTCTTTCAGGCCGATGCGGACACGACCTATGTCTCCGGCGCTGTGAGCGGGGTCTGGACGATCATGGGGAATCCGTACATCGCGACCGGCAGTCTCGTTGTGCAAACGGGGCAGGAGTTGCAAATCGAGCCGGGTGTTCGCGTCGAATTGCACGGAGGTCAGCGCCTGACCGTTTACGGGCGGCTGCATTGCGAGGGCACAGCCGCCGACCCGGTTCTTTTCACTCAGGATACGGTGACCTATCCCACTCGCTGGCAGGGATTGGCATTCGCGAATTCCACAGGGGATTCATCAGTTCTGCGAAATACGATCGTCGAATTCGCCTCTTCGTGGGACGGCGTCATACGGGTAATGGGCGGCCTGCACGAAATCCGGGATTTGAATTTTCGTTACAACACCGGGTTCGGTGTTAATGTGCTGACTCAATCATTGCGCATCGAGAATAGTACGTTTTTTGAAAACGGCAGGGAAGGGGGTTGCGGCGCGGCGGTTCGTGCCAACAGCAGTCAAATTGAAATATCCGGTTGCACCGTAAAGTACAGCCGGGCGCTCGACGGCGGAGCGCTTTGTTTCTATGATTGTGAAGTCACGGTGGATTCAACTGAGTTCTACGGAAACAAGGGAACGATTTGGGGCGGCGTGGTCTATGCCGACAATTCGAACTTCCGTTTTGAAAGTTGTGTATTCGACAGCAACCTCTCGTTGTCAGGCGGAGTAGCGCATCTGGTGGACGGCGGCAAAGTCGAGTTTAATCGCTGTGTGTTTTCCCGCAATGAATCCCGCCACGACGGCTATACAGGAAATTACGGCGCAGTCTTTGCTCCAACTGGAGACACGCTGCGGTTCACGAATTGTCTGTTCTATCGAAACTGGGGAGGGAATTACTCCACGGTGTATTCGGATGCGAATATGACGATTCACCAGTGTGTTTTTGTCGAGAACGCAATTCACGGTTTCATGGCCGGACCGGATATAGATACACTGCGCTTCACGGCTTTTCATACCAGACCGACGAACCTGCAGGGAGCGCCGCCGAACTTCGGAGTTCTTCAGAACCTGAATGAGAATGGCGATTCGATTGACGTGTACGGCAACCTGTTCACGTCGCCCGGATTTGACCCGCTCGGCCCGTACGGCGAATTCAGTCTCCACCATACCTCGCATTTGATAAATGCCGGCTCAGCCAATAGTCCGCAGGACCCTGACGGCACGCTGCCTGACCTCGGACCGTATCCGTTCTTCCACCTGGCGCCCATTGACGACTTAAACATTGTGCACATCACAGGGACACAGAACATCAGGTTGCGCTGGACGGAAGTGCCTGACGCTGTGGAGTATTGGGTGTTCAGAACAACGTCCGGCGAGTTTGATTGGAGCACCGCTCAGTTTGTCGGCGCGAATGCTTTTCCGGAGTATGTGCATGAAGGAGCACTGGCCGAACCGTTCGGTCAGACCACGTACGTCGTGATCGCGTCACAAGTTTCCGCGCAATTGGCATCGCCGTTACCGACCAGATGA